The DNA sequence GCGGCCAGCTGCCAGGCGTGCCGGTCGTGTCCGGTGGCCGCGGCGTGGTCGACCGCGGCGACCAGCACGGTGTGCTCGGCGGCGAACCAGGCGAGTGCCGCTGCCCGGTCGTCGTGCCGTTCGGGTGTCACCCCCGGGGCCGGCTCCGCGAGCGTGATCGTCCCCCGGGGTGGTTGGAGCGGTCGTTCGGCGGTGTGCGCGCTGTGCAGGTAGTGGTCGAGCACCCGCAGGACGGCCGCGCGCCGCTGCGCCCCCGGGTCCGCGTCGGCCAGTTCCCGGGCATACGCGTGCAGCAGGTCGTGGGAGGTGTAACGCCCGGGGCGGTGCTCGGTGACCAGGTGGGTCTGGACCAGTTCGGCCAGCAGCGGGCGGACCTCGGGCTCCGGCAGGCCGGTGAGGCTGGCGGCGGCCGGCACGCCGATGTCCGGTCCGGCGATCAGCCCGAGCAGCCGGAACAGCCGCGCGGCGGGCGGACTGACCTGCCGGTACGACCAGGAGAAGACCGTACGGACGTCGATGGCCGGATCGGCGCCGGCGAGCGGGTCCAGCCGCCGGGGCGCCTCCCGCAACTCCCGGGCGACCGTGGCCAGGGAGAACCGCGGGTGGGTCGCGGCGCGGGCGGCGACCACCGCCAGGGCCAGGGGCAGCCCGGAGGAGCGCGCGACGATCTCGTCGACCGCGGCCGGCTCGTCCGCCACCCGTCGGACGCCGATTCGGCGGGCGAGAAGTGCCCTCGACTCCGCGGCGGTGAGCAGGTCCACGGTGAGCGGGCGGGCGCCCTCGGTGGCGACCAGGCCGGGCAACTGACCACGGCTGGTCACCACCACCAGGCACCCTCCCGAGGCGGGCAGCAGCGGGCGGACCTGGTCGGCGTCGCGGGCGTTGTCCAGCACCAGGAGCACCCGCCGGCCGGTGAGCAGCGTGCGGAACAACGTGACCTGGGCGTCCAGGTGCGCCGGGATTCGCTCGCGCGGCACCTCGAAGGCGTCCAGGAAGTCGCGGAGCGCCTCGGCGGGCGCGACCGGGGTGCCGGCCGGATCGAAGCCTCTGAGGTTGGCGTGTAGCTGCCCGTCCGGGAAGTGCCGGCGCACGCCGTGCGCCCAGCGGGTGACCACCGTCGTCTTGCCCACTCCGGCGGTGCCCGTGACGACCGCGATCACCGGTGCGCCCGGCTCGTGGTCCACCTCGGGGAGCAGGCCGTCGAGGGCCGCCAGGATCTCCCGGCGGGCGGTGAAGGCGGCGCTGGTGGGCGGGAGTTGGGCGGGCACCGTGGTGGGTGGGCCGGGGCGCACCGGGGCCCGGTCGCCGGCGTGGCCGGGTTCCGCCGGCCCGGTCACCAGGCGGTCGCCGGTGATCCGCTCCCATCTGGTCGCCCAGACGCCGGCCTCGGCGGGGGACACGCCCAGCGCGAGCAGCAGCCGGTCGAGGACGTCCAGCGGCATCGGCGTGCGGCCGTTGAGGTAGTTGGAGAGGCTGCTCTTGGGCACGCCGGTGGCGGATTCGAGATCCTGGAGCGACAACCGGGCCTTGCCTCGCGCACGTGCCGCGCGGACGCGCAACCGGTTCAACTCCGCCAACAGATGCTGTTCTTCCCCACCCGTCGACGAATTGATGGAGTTGTCGTTCACCGCCGCATCTTCGCAGTCGGCGTCCAATGTTGTCCATGGACGTCCAACATGTGGGTCCCCACGCCTCACTGACTGCCACCATCAATGCCACACCGCAAACCCATGCGGATGGATGTGCGGGAGGAAAGGGGTCAGGAGTGAATTCCATCGGTGGCACATTCAGGTCGGCAGCCGTGTTGGCGGGAATCGGACTCGCCGTGACCACGGTGGCCGCGCCGGCACAGGCGGCCCCGAAACCCCGGCAGGGCGTCGGAGCAGCGGCGGTGACCTGCGGAAACGCGTACTGGCCGCACGAGAAATGGGACACCGGATCGGGTCGCACGACCACCGAGGCGGCCGTGCACACCGGGCCGTACGGCGCATGCAGCGTCACCGCCTACCTGCCGGCGGGCACGTACGTGACGTACGACTGCTACACCGTGAACGACTACGGAAACACCTGGACCTGGGTGCGGGCCAGTGGTGGCGCCAGCATCGGCTGGGTGTACGACGCCTACCTCGACAACGGTGGCGCGACGGCCCTGTGCCCGAAGTACTGAGACAGCAATTCCCCTATCGACGGGTGCGGAAAGGAAACAGATGATTCGCAGGATTCTCGGCCTGGGCGCCGCCGGACTGGCGGCGACCGCGGCTCTGGTCGCCCCGGCCTCGCCGGCCGCGGCCGCGGACACCTGGTGCGGAACCGCGCGTGACTACAAGGTCGCGGTCTCCAACCAGCGGTCCGTGACGTACCAGGGGCGTACGGCGGCCATCCGCTACTACAACAACCACGTCTTCGCCGTCATCTACGGCGGTGAGGTCGGCGACGCGGTCAGCATGGGCTGGAACTACACGGGTAACGACGTCTCCTACTGGTGCGGCGCGTACGGCGGCTCGTGGCCGACCTGGTCCTACGTGGCCGAGGGGAAGAACTCCTCGTTCACCGCCGCGGTGCCCTTCAGCCAGGTGAACTGGGCCTTCGCCCGCGGCAAGGTCTCCGGCACCACCCAGTACTTCGACACGACCAAGGTGTACGTCTGAGCAGCGGGAGCCGGCCGGTCGGCCGGCTCCCGTCCGCCTACCGGCCTGGAGGGGCACCGTGCCACGTCTGCTTCGCGTCCTGCTCGTGACGGCACTGCTCGGCGCGGCGCTGACCGGGTGTGACGACGCCACCGCCGTCGTCCCCGGCCGGGCCGGCGCGGCGGTCGGGGAGGGCGCCGTACCCTCCGCGGGGCCCGTGCCCGGCGCGTCCCTGCCGATCGCGGCCCTGGAACCCACCCTCGCGGACTACCAGCGGATTCAGCGTGCCCGGCTGCTGCTGGCCCGCCGTTGCATGGCCCGCCTGGGCATCGACCTGGCGGTGCCGACGGTCCGCCCGGTACGGCATCCGGGCGCGACCGCGGCGGCGGCCGTCGGCGCGTTCGACGACCGCGAGCCCGCCCGGTACGGCTACCGCGGCCCGGTCGGTTACCAGTCCGACCTCTTCACCGGCGCGGTGCGGGGACTGACGAAGGCGCTCGTCGTCCCGGAGCCCGGTGTCGCCGCGTTCGACGGTTCGGTGGCCGAGTTCCGCGGCGTAGCGGTGCCGGCCGGGGGTTGCGAGGGCGAGACGCGGCGGGCGCTGGACACGCCGGCGGGCAGCGAGCTGCGGGCGGCGATCGGGGACGAGCGGGTGGTGCCGTGGACCGCCTTCGCCGAGTTGGAGCAGGCCGCCGCCGCGAAGCTGGCGGCCGACGACCGGTACCGGCGGGCGCAGCGCCGGTGGAGCGGTTGCATGGCGCGGTCCGGTTACCACTATCCGGAGACCACGGCGGCCGAGGGTGACGGGCGCTGGGCGACCTCGGTGTCGGTGACCGACGAGGAACCGGAGCGGGAGGTGTCGGCGGTGGAGATCGCCACCGCGGTGGCCGACGAGCGGTGCCGCGCCGAGGTGGGTCTGCCACAACTGTCGGCGTCGCTGCTCGCCGGTTACCAGACGGAGTTGATCCGCCGGGAGGAGGAACGGCTGCGTCGGGTACGTCGGCTGCTGGACCTGCAACTGGCCTCGGCCGCCCGGGTGACGGGGGCGGGCGGCGGGGCGGCGCGGTAGGTGACCGGCTCTTCCGGGTAGGACCGGCGGCCGGCCGGGGCTCAGGCCCTGGCCGGCACCAGCCGCGCGTGCAGCGCCGCCGGGTCGGTGACCTCGGGCAGGTCCCGGGCGGCGAGCCAGGCCGCGGCGGCGGCGCCGTCCCCGGCGGAGTGCAGCGGGGCGGCCGGCCAGCGGCGGGCCAGTTCGGCGCGGACGACGGCGGCCAGCGGGGTGTCGCCGGTGAGCAGGCCGCCGCCGAGCACCACCGGGTCGGTCGCGTCGGCGGGACGGATCCGGGAGACGCTCTCGGCCAGCAGCGCGGCGGCCTCGGCGATGATCGCCCTGGCGGCTTGCTCGCCCTGGCGGGCCGCGGTGACGACGAGTGGCGCGAGTCGGGCCAGGTCCACCGGCGGTCGCCGGGTGACCGCCTGCACCACGGCCCCGGCGGTCTCCCGGGGGCGGGCGGCGACCTCGGTCGTGCCGGTCAGTTCCGCCAGCACGCGGCGGGCCAGTTCCCCGGGCGGCTCGGCCCGGTCCAGGTCGGTCAGGAGCCGGCGGACCGCCTCCCGTCCCAGCCAGAATCCGGAACCCGCGTCGCCGAGCAGCCAGCCGTGGCCGTCTGCGGTGCGGTCCAGGCGGAGCTCGTGCACCCGGGCGGCGATCGCGCCGGTGCCGGCGATCAGCACGGTGCCGTCCGGGGCGGCCGTTCCGGAGGCGTAGGCGACCAGGGCGTCGCCGTGCACGGCGTACGGGCAGCGCAGCCCCGCCTCGGTCCACGCCCGGTCGAAGGCGGCACGCCCCTCGGGATCGGCGCGGAGGCGGCCGGCGCCGGCGAGGCCGATCACGCCGGCGCGTACCCGGGTCGGATCGACCCCGGCGAGCGCCGCGCGGAGGGCGGCGAGCAGCTCGGCGGCGGCCCGGTCGGCGCCGTGGCTGGTCGGGTTGCCGCCGCCGGCCCGCCCGGTGCCCAGGCGTACACCGTCGAGGCTGACGGCGGTGGCGCGGGTGGACGTGCCCCCGACGTCGAGGCCGACCACGACGGTGTCCGACATGGTCATCATGCTGACCGGCCGGGCCCTCCCCGCGCAAGATCGCGGCAGCGCGGCAGGTAACAGTTTGAAAACTTCGCCCACGGTCTTGACACGGAGGGGCCTTCAGTAAGAACTTTTACCACTAACAGTTAACACTCCTTTCCGAAAGGCTTTCGCCGATGGCCGAGCACGAGGTCGAGACTTCCGCGGCGACCGCGGTGGTCGATGCCGACCGGCGGGGCGTCGACGGGGTGCTGGCCCGGGTCCGGGCCGGCGCGGGGGAGCTGACCGGGGCGTTGCGACGGGTCGCCGAGCACGTGCTCAGCGACCCGGAGGCGGCGGCGCGCGCCACCATCGTCGAGCTGGCCGAGCGGAGCGGCACGTCACCGGCGACCATCACCCGATTCTGCCGGGCGATGGGCTTCGAGGGCTACGCCGACCTGCGGCTCGGCATCGCCGCCGAGACCGGCCGGGCCCGCTCGGCGGGCTGGACCGTCGACATCGGCCGGGAGATCCAGCCCGGCGACCCGCTGTCCCGGGTGCTCGACCAGATCATGGCCGCCGACACGCGGGCCATGCACGACACCGCCGCCCTGCTCGACCTGCACGAGGTGGAACGGGCGGCGGTGGCCATCGCCGGGGCGAGCCGGGTGAACATCTTCGGCGCCAGCGGCAGCGCGCTGGTCGGCGAGGAGATGCAGTTCAGCCTGCACCGCATCGGGGTGGCCGCCTGGGCCTGGAGCGACGTGCACGAGGGGCTGGCCAGCGCCGCGCTGCTGGGCGCGGGCGACGTCGCGCTCGGCATCTCGCACACCGGCCAGACCCGGGAGACCATCGAGCTGCTCGCCGAAGCGGGCAGCCGCGGGGCCACCACCGTCGCGTTGACCGGCTTCCCCCGCTCACCGCTGGCCGAGCTGGCCGACATCGTCCTGGTCACCGCCAGCCAGGCCACCACCTTCCGGCCGGACGCCCTCTCCGCCCGGCACCCGCAGCTCGTCGTGCTCGACCTGCTCTACATCGCGGTGGCGCAGCGCACCCACGACCGCGCCCACGCGGCCTTCCGGCGTACCGCCCAGGCCGTCGACGGGCACAAGGCCGCCAAGGGGGCCCTCTCATGATCAGTGCCCAGCGGTACGCGGACGCCGTCCGCCCGGTCCTCGACCGGCTGGTGGACAGCCAGGCGGACGCGGTGGACCGGGCGGCGGACCTGATCGCCGGCGGACTGCGTGCCGGCGGCGTCCTCCAGGCGTTCGGCGCCGGCCACTCGGAGGCGTTCGCCGCCGAGCTGGTGGCCCGCGCCGGTGGCCTGGTCGCCAGCAACCGACTCTCCCTGCACGACCTCGTGCTGCACGGTGACGCGCCCCGCGACGTGCTCGCCGACCCCAAGCTGGAACGCGACCCGTCGGTGGCGCACCGGCTGTTCGCGCTGGCGGCGCCGCAGCCCGAGGACGTGTTCGTGGTCGCCTCGCAGTCCGGCATCAACGGCTCGGTGGTCGAGCTGGCGACGCTGGTCAAGCGCGGTGGCCACCCGTTGATCGCGGTCACCTCGGTCGAGCACACCGCCCGGGTCGCCTCTCGGCACCCCTCCGGGCACCGGCTCGCCGACCTCGCCGACGTCGTGCTGGACAACGGCGCGCCGTACGGCGACGCACTGCTGCCGCTCGAGGGCGGCGGCGCGGTCTGTGCGGTCTCCTCGGTCACCGCGGCGCTGCTGGCGCAGCTGCTGACCGCCGAGGTCGTACGACGGTTCCACCAGGCCGGAGAGGTACCCCCTGTCTACCTCTCCGCCAACGTCCCCGGTGGGGACGAGCACAACCTCGCCCTCGAGTCGCGGTACGCCGGGCGCCTCCGGCGGACCGCCTGACCCGACACCACAAGGAGAGACAAAGAT is a window from the Micromonospora sp. DSM 45708 genome containing:
- a CDS encoding MurR/RpiR family transcriptional regulator — encoded protein: MAEHEVETSAATAVVDADRRGVDGVLARVRAGAGELTGALRRVAEHVLSDPEAAARATIVELAERSGTSPATITRFCRAMGFEGYADLRLGIAAETGRARSAGWTVDIGREIQPGDPLSRVLDQIMAADTRAMHDTAALLDLHEVERAAVAIAGASRVNIFGASGSALVGEEMQFSLHRIGVAAWAWSDVHEGLASAALLGAGDVALGISHTGQTRETIELLAEAGSRGATTVALTGFPRSPLAELADIVLVTASQATTFRPDALSARHPQLVVLDLLYIAVAQRTHDRAHAAFRRTAQAVDGHKAAKGALS
- a CDS encoding SIS domain-containing protein, translated to MISAQRYADAVRPVLDRLVDSQADAVDRAADLIAGGLRAGGVLQAFGAGHSEAFAAELVARAGGLVASNRLSLHDLVLHGDAPRDVLADPKLERDPSVAHRLFALAAPQPEDVFVVASQSGINGSVVELATLVKRGGHPLIAVTSVEHTARVASRHPSGHRLADLADVVLDNGAPYGDALLPLEGGGAVCAVSSVTAALLAQLLTAEVVRRFHQAGEVPPVYLSANVPGGDEHNLALESRYAGRLRRTA
- a CDS encoding tetratricopeptide repeat protein, yielding MNDNSINSSTGGEEQHLLAELNRLRVRAARARGKARLSLQDLESATGVPKSSLSNYLNGRTPMPLDVLDRLLLALGVSPAEAGVWATRWERITGDRLVTGPAEPGHAGDRAPVRPGPPTTVPAQLPPTSAAFTARREILAALDGLLPEVDHEPGAPVIAVVTGTAGVGKTTVVTRWAHGVRRHFPDGQLHANLRGFDPAGTPVAPAEALRDFLDAFEVPRERIPAHLDAQVTLFRTLLTGRRVLLVLDNARDADQVRPLLPASGGCLVVVTSRGQLPGLVATEGARPLTVDLLTAAESRALLARRIGVRRVADEPAAVDEIVARSSGLPLALAVVAARAATHPRFSLATVARELREAPRRLDPLAGADPAIDVRTVFSWSYRQVSPPAARLFRLLGLIAGPDIGVPAAASLTGLPEPEVRPLLAELVQTHLVTEHRPGRYTSHDLLHAYARELADADPGAQRRAAVLRVLDHYLHSAHTAERPLQPPRGTITLAEPAPGVTPERHDDRAAALAWFAAEHTVLVAAVDHAAATGHDRHAWQLAAALVSFFDLRGHWHDWTATQRTALRSARRLADPSAEAHAHRFLGGAATRLGRFLDARVHQLRALTLFEELDDTVNQAFTHRSLGWIAERLGEHATALRHDLHALELFRRVGHRAGEAMTLNSVGWCHAQLGDHRAAISHCEQALALLEQLGDVDGVAVTLDSLGYVYRLLGAHERSAALYRRARDLFRELADRHGEAEAGANLGDALHEAGDDQAAAEAWRTALGIFHDIGAPQAEQVRARLDELICAGLDPDARGAGHH
- a CDS encoding SH3 domain-containing protein → MTCGNAYWPHEKWDTGSGRTTTEAAVHTGPYGACSVTAYLPAGTYVTYDCYTVNDYGNTWTWVRASGGASIGWVYDAYLDNGGATALCPKY
- a CDS encoding N-acetylglucosamine kinase, translated to MSDTVVVGLDVGGTSTRATAVSLDGVRLGTGRAGGGNPTSHGADRAAAELLAALRAALAGVDPTRVRAGVIGLAGAGRLRADPEGRAAFDRAWTEAGLRCPYAVHGDALVAYASGTAAPDGTVLIAGTGAIAARVHELRLDRTADGHGWLLGDAGSGFWLGREAVRRLLTDLDRAEPPGELARRVLAELTGTTEVAARPRETAGAVVQAVTRRPPVDLARLAPLVVTAARQGEQAARAIIAEAAALLAESVSRIRPADATDPVVLGGGLLTGDTPLAAVVRAELARRWPAAPLHSAGDGAAAAAWLAARDLPEVTDPAALHARLVPARA